The stretch of DNA TTCTGAAGGAAGGCGAATTGGTATTACTTACGGATGAGAATGGGACCATCGTCTATTCAACCGATCAAACGCTGATGGGGAAACCTTGGAAGATCGGTTCCGGATTGTCTTTAACAAGTGGAAGATCAGGCGATATTACGATGTCCAAGCCGCTTCCGGGTGAGTTTAAGGATTGGCATTTGGTCAAGGTGACTTCAAGCGGCAACTTATACCGCGATGTACGGCAAACGGCGTATATTAGCGCCTTTTTTGGTGTGGTTGTCGTGATTTTGGGGCTTATTATGATTCATTTTATTTCCAATAAGATCACTCGTCCTATTCAGTTGTTAAGCAAAAAAGTCCGAAAGATTGAAGGAGGGCATACGAATATTTGGTTTAATGATACCGGCCGTGACGAAATCGGTCATTTGGAGAGGCACATCAAGGATATGATGGAACGAATCAACCTGTACATTGATAGAGAATATCGGCTGGAACTTGAGAACAAAACGAACCAATACCGAGCGATTCAATCTCAAATCAACCCGCATTTTCTACATAATGCTTTGCAATCCATCGGTGCGGTTGCCCTTCGTTCCCAAACTCCGCAAATTTATCAATTGGTGACTTCCTTGTCGAAAATGATGCGGTATACGATCCGAATGGACAATTGGGCTTCGATTCGTAATGAAGTGGACTATGTGAAAGCATATTTAGATCTGCAAAAAGAACGGTTTCGGGTAGAATTACGCCACTCCATCTTGGTAGAAGATTCCATAATGGACATGTCGGTCCCGGTCATGATTTTACAGCCTCTCGTTGAAAACTTCTTTAAGCATTGTTTTGAAGAAGGGCATTATGGTTCGCATCTCAGCATTCGGGGATGGCTTCAAGAAGGGGATGTGAAACTTGTTGTGGAAAATGATGGCCCCGGCTTGTCCCTCGAAGAGTTGAACGAATTGAGAAGGAAATTGTACGCAGTCGGCCACGACGCAGCATCACCTAATAACCGGATCGGTCTGAAAAATATACATGATCGGTTAATATTGAACTACGGTTCTTGCGGAGGCCTGAAGGTGGATTCGAATCCCGGCGGAGGATTTACCGTCCTTATTACAATTCCAACCCAATCAAAGGAGGACGATAATCATGAAAGCTCTTCTTGTGGATGATGAGTTCAATGTGCGTGATGTGATTCGGTATTTGGGACAATGGGATCAACTGGGCGTGACGGAAATTTGGGAAGCCGGCAACGGGGAAGAGGCCCAAACCATTATTGAAAGGGAGCGGCCCGAAATTATATTTGCCGACATCAAAATGCCCAAAGTCACCGGTATACAGCTTTTGGAGTGGCTAAACCAGCAAGCTTATACCGGAAAAGTAATTATTGTCTCGGGGTATGATGACTATTCTTATATGCGCAAAGCCATACAATGCTCCAGCTTTGATTATTTATTGAAGCCTGTTGAAGCAGATGCCTTAAATACGGTCTTGGAGAGCGCCATATTTGCCTGGAAACGTGAGGAAGCCGAACGGCGAAGCGACTCCGTCGTTGCCCAAGAGGCCGAAAGGCTGCGCAGGAACCGGTTAATTACGGCAGCCTGTGAAGAAGAGCCTTGGAATGGGGAGGATCTGGCGGGGTACCTTCCGAAGGCGGATGCCTATGATCTGACCCTGGTCTATTTTTACCATACTCACAGCGCCGATACTTACATCAATCTGCTCGCTGAGGAGATGATGAGTCAGGAGTGGGGCAATGCGTTTGTTCCGCAAAACGATGATTGCATAGGTCTTGTGATCAGCTCGCGCGGCAGCAAGCTCTCTATAGAGCAATGGATTTCAAACCACTTTGATATTCCGGTACGGCTGGTTAGCGGCGGCCCGTTAACATCCTTACAAGATCTGCCGAGTGCTTATCAATCGGCCAAAAAAGCGATGGAGCTGCAGAATTTCAGGACCATTCATCGTCTAAGCGATTTAGATGACGCACGGCGGATGGATGACATCGTCTCCTATTTGGAGGAGCACTATACAGAGGAACTTTCTTTGGATAAGTTAGCCAATCGTTTCTTTCTAAGCCGGGAGCATATTTGCCGCCGGTTTAAACAAGAGCAGGGGATCAACCTATCCAATTATTTAATTCAATTAAGAATTGAACAAGCCAGACGATGGCTTAGTCAAACGGAAGAAAGAATTTACTCGATTGCAGTGAACCTGGGGTATCAAAATGAAAAGTATTTTTCAAAATTATTCAAGAAAGAAGTGGGTATGACGCCGGCCCAATACCGCGGTCTTTACGGAAACCAAAATAAAAGGAAAGGAGGGGAGATTTGTGAAAAAAGCTATGAAAATAATGTTGACAGGGATGATGGTCGTATCGCTTGCGGCGTGCGGGGAAAAGAATGAGGAAGGGCAAACCAGTCAAACAAAAGTTCATAAGATCGTTTTGAGCGTATTAAATCCCAAGGTGGAGATTGCCACCCAGTTTGAGCAGCTGGTGAAAGAATACGAGAAGGAATACCCGGATGTGGATATTCAAATTCGGACGGTCGGCGGGGGCGCTGATGATCGTGCGATGCTGATGACCCAATTTGCTGCCGGGAAAGGTCCGGATATTTATACGAACGGCGGATATGAGGAAGCCAAACTATGGAAAGAGTACTTGGAGGATTTGTCCGATCAGCCTTGGATCCGAAATGCGTATAATTACGCGTTGGAACCGATGGAAATGGACGGTAAAATCTACGGCATGCCGATGAATGTGGAGGGCTACGGTTTTATTTACAATAAAGATTTGTTTGCGAAAGCGGGTATTAGGGAAACACCGAGAACACTGAGCGAATTGAAAGATGTTTCAGAAAAACTTAGGGCCATGAATATCACTCCTTTCTCGATCGGGTACGCGGAAAAATGGATCCTTGGTGTGATTATGTTAAACATCGCATTTGCGCAACAGGACAACCCTGATGCTTTTATTAAGGGATTGACGGACGGAACACAAAAGTTTGAAGGAAACGAACCATTTACAGGGCTGCTCCAACTGCTTGATCTAACCGTACAATATGGCAGCAAGAATCCGCTGACTATAGACTACAATACGGCAGTCACCGGCTTTGCAACGGGTAAAACAGCGATGATCCAACAAGGAAACTGGGTACAGCCGATGTTGGACAAGATCTCACCGAACATGAACATAGGATTCTTCCCGATGCCGATCAGCGACAATGCGGCGAAAAACGATGCACTCGCGATCGGTATTCCCAACAATTGGGTCGTAAACGAAAAAACAACCGATGTGAAGAAAGCGGAGGCTAAAAAGTTCTTAAACTGGATGGTTTCTTCGGAACAAGGCAAAAGATTTATGACCGAACAATTTAAGTTTATTCCCGCCTTTTCCAATATAGAGATCAAAAATCCGGATCCCCTTGCCGCTGATATTATCAAATACGTAAAGATAGGCAAAACATTATCATGGAACTGGTTCAAATACCCTGCCGGAGTGAGTGATGAGTTTGGGCCTGCCATGCAAGCTTATATCAATAAACAAATGAACAGGGATGAGCTTCTGCAGGAATTCCAAAAATCGTGGAACAGGTATTCGGAAAAATAAGTTGAAATGGGCTGAGAATCAACAAATTCTTAAGCCTTTTTTATTTGTGAAATAATACCATATCAAGCATAAAGTTGGGTTCCCTTATCCAAGACCTATATTTATATTGATGCCAGCTTCACTTGTTCGCATGGAGGTTAAAAGCCTTGATTTCGCATTCATATTGGTCCTTTTGCCGGATGATTTGTGGTGTCCATTTAGAGGGCAATATCAATTTAGATACGTCCCGCCGCTCCTGCACCCGGCGCTGGCTATTTGAGTCCTTGTCGCTATTGCTCGAAATCCGCTCGTTAACCTAACATGGAACATGAAATCGAAATAAATATATTCGCTTGAGCAGAGAGGGGGAGAGCATAGGAAGGGCAAAGCATGACCAATTCATTGACAAGGAGAGAAACCTAATGAAACGAAAAAGAACGAAAAAAGCGGTAACCGCATTATTAGCAACTGCTGTTCTACTTTCAGGCAATGCCGTTTCACAGCTCTATCTCGCTCAACCTGCATTTGCGGATGATTTGGTTTTCCCGGTAGAAGCATTTAGACCAACTCCTGACAGGCCTCTTGACAAAAACCAACTGCAACAACCAATGACGGTGCAAAGCTTCGAGCAGCTGGACAATGGCGTAAAGCTTAATTTAGGCGAGCAGGAAGCTTACGTACGGATGCTTACATCCGATGTGGCTAAAGTATCGCTCTTGAACAAAGGCGACAAAGAATACACCTCTGTGGGGATCGCCAAAACGGATTGGCCCGCTCCTAAATTCAAAGTGAAGGAAGACGATAAGGGAATCGTTATTACAACCGACAGCTTGACCGTGGACATCAAGAAAAGCCCGTTTGGAATCAAATATATGGATAAAGACGGAAACGTCATTAACGAGGATGGGGAGCAAGGGATAGGTTACGAAAACGGGAAGCCTTACGTGTTCAAAAAGACCGATAACAACGAGAATTTCTACGGTTTGGGCGAGAAAACCGACGGGTTGAACAAACGCGGCAAGGAAGAAGGCATATGGCATCAGGACCCGTTTCCGTATGAGTCGAAATACATTTACCAATCCGTTCCGTTCTTTATCGGGTTGAAAGATAAAAAGGCGTACGGCATTTTATTCGATAATACGTATCGCACTTATTATAACTTTGCGAAGGAAAGTGACGATTACTATTACTTCTACGCCGACGGCGGCAAACTGACCTATTATTTCTTCAATGGACCGCAGATTAAAGACGTCGTAGACCGTTATACCGATTTGACCGGTAAAATCCCCCTGCCGCCTGAATGGTCTTTGGGCTTCCATCAATCGAGCTGGGCTTATTCCCAAAACGACATGGAGGAAGTAGCCGCAGGGTACCGTGAAAAGAAAATTCCGGCGGATGGATTGTTTTTTGACATCGAATATATGGACGACTATAAAGCCTTTACTTGGGGGAAGAAAGTTCCCGACCCTGCAGGGCTGGGCAAGCGTATGGAAGAGATGGGCTTCCATCAAGTGAATATCTTCGATCCGGCGATCAGGGCTTTGCCAGGCTACAGTGTCTATGATGAAGGGACCGCGAAGGACCTCTGGGTTAAAAATCCCGATGGAACCGACTTCCTTGGCAAGCTTTGGCCTTGGGACCCGTCTGCTCCGCCTTCCTCCGTGTATCCAAATTTCCTGAAAAAGGAAACTCGCGACTGGTGGTCCAAGCAGTACAAACCGTTTTTTGACACAGGCATAGACGGCATTTGGAACGACGTGAACGAACCGGTCAGTTTTATAGCCAAAGACCACTGGACGCTGCCGCTTGACGCTGTCTTTGAAGATGACAACGGCGTTAAGCATACGCATGAAGAGATTCACAATACGTATGCGCATATGGAGGAGGAAGCGTCTTACAACGCATTCAAATACCTCAAACCGAACGTCCGTCCGTTTGTGTTGACTCGTGCCGGATATACGGGAACGCAGCGTTACGCTGCAACCTGGACCGGTGATAACCACAGCACTTGGGAACATCTCAGAATGTCGATTCCAATGAATGCGAATGTCGGATTGGCTGGTCACCCGTTTGTCGGCAATGACATCGGCGGATTCACCAAAAATAAACAATTGGGCGAAATATGCACACCGGAATTGTTTGCACGCTGGCTTGAGCTTGGCGCCTTCCTGCCGTTCTCTCGGGACCACTACAATAATGACGGTGACAGCCCATCGGTTAAGCAAAACATTAATAGACAAGAACCGTGGCAATTCGGTAAGGAAGTTGAGGATATCAGCCGTAAGTATATTTCCATGCGGTATGAATTGATGCCTTATCTGCAAAACGCGTTCAAACAAGCGCATGAAACCGGAAATCTGATTCAGCAGCCGCTCGTATTCCAGTTCCAGGATGACCCGAACACCTATAATAACGAAGATCAATTCATGTTCGGCGATTCTCTGATGATTGCACCGGTTGTGGAGAAGGGCGCAACGTCACGCAGCGTGTATCTGCCAGCCGGCGTAAAATGGATCGACTACTGGACCGGCGAAGAGTTTGAGGGCGGCCAAACGATCACAAAACAAGCTGATCTCGGCACGCTTCCGATTTACGTGAAGCAAAACTCAGTAATCCCGAGCCGTGAAGTCCAGCAGTATGCCGGCGAGAAAAAGCTGACGAATCTGATTCTCGACACCTATCTTAACGGCAATGCTTCCTACAGCTACTATCAGGATGATGCGACTACAGAGGATTACACGAGAGGCGAATTCAACGTAACCGACTTCCATGTGGAAAACAAAGGAAACCACGTCGAATTCGAACAGGACAAAAAAGTTCAGAATTACGCTTCCGACATTCAGTCCTACACGCTGAAGCTTCATAATGCTGTAGAACCGAAGAAAGTACAAGCCGCTAACAACAAGTATGCCGAAGCAGGCAGCATGGAAGAAATGAATGGGCAAGAAAGAGCTTACTACTTCGATGCGAATGAACATGTGCTGTATGTCAAAATTCCGGTAAACGAGAAACAGAAAGTGAAGATTCAAACACAAGACGATGTAGATGGAAGCAAATAATACCGCTGCCGGAACTGCCAACTATCAATTACCGGGTTGGAGACTCTTGTCTCCAACCCGTGTTTACAAAGTCATTATGAAGGAGAGAAACCAAATGAAGCCGAAGAAGAAATGGGTGCCATTAATTTTAGCAGGTGCAGTCCTTCTCTCAGGTAATGCTCTTTCCCAGCTTTATTCTCCCCAAACCGCCTATGCGGAAGTACAGCAGCCGGCTCCCGATACGCCTTTGGATAAAAACAAGCTGCAGCAGCCGATGGCCGTGCAAAGCGTCCGGCAGCTAGACAATGGCGTAAAGCTTGATTTGGGCGAAGAAGAAGCTTATATACGTTTGCTCACTTCCGATATGGCCAAGGTGTCGATCTTAAACAAAGGCGAGGAAGAGTTTGTCTCTCCAGGGATTGCTAAGACGGATTGGGGAGCTCCCAAATTCAAAGTGAAGGAAGACGACAAGAGAATCGTCATCACTACCGACAGCTTAACGGTAGACATCAATAAAAGCCCGTTCGGAATCAAATATCTGGATAAGAACGGGAACGTAATTAATGAAGACGACATTAAAGGGTCTGGTTATGAAGACGGAAAGCCATACGTGTTCAAGAAAACGGACAAGACCGAAAACTTTTACGGTTTCGGCGAGCAAACCGGCGGTTTGAACAAACGGGGCTACGATATCGGTATGTGGAACACGGATGCCTACTCCTATACGAAAGAAACGAAATATGTGTATGCCACCATTCCGTTTTTTATCGGTTTAAAGGATCAAAAGGCCTACGGTCTCTTCTTCGATAATACGTACCGTTCTCATTTCAATATGGCTAAGGAAAGCGACGATTACTATTATTATTACGCCGATGGCGGCAAGCTGACCTATTATTTCATCAACGGTCCGGAAATCAAAGATGTTGTTGACCGGTATACCAATCTGACCGGCAAGATCAATCTGCCGCCGGAATGGTCCCTCGGTTTTCAGCAAAGTAAATGGGGTTACTGGCAGGATGACATTGTTCGGGTGGCGAAAACGTTCCGGGAAAAGCAAATTCCCGCTGATGCGATGTACGCGGATATCGATTATATGAATGAATACCGCGTATTTACCTGGGGACCGAAGTATTCCGATCCGGACAAGCTGAAGACTGATATGGACAACCTGAATTTTAAGTATGTTACGATCAACGATCCGGGTGTCAAAGTTGACGAAAGTTTCGATACCTATCAGGAAGGAACCAAGAACAACTTCTGGGTTAAAAATGCCGACGGCAGCCCCTATGTCGGTTATGTATGGCCGGGCGATTCTGTTTTCCCGAACTTCCTGAAAACGGATGTCCGCGACTGGTGGGCGAAAAAGCATAAAGCGCTGTTTGACAAAGGCGTATCCGGCATTTGGAATGACATGAACGAACCGGCCGTATTTGGCGGTCCGGGATGGTCCATGCCGCTGGATACCGTCTATGAGGCCGATGACGGAAGTAAGAAACAGAACAAAGAGATTCATAATATTTTTGGCCATCTGGAAAATGAAGCGACGTATAAAGGATTCAAAGTGAACAAGCCGAACGTTCGCCCGTTCGTGCTTACACGGTCTGCGTATGCGGGAACCCAGCGTTACGCCGCCATCTGGACCGGAGATAATACCAGCAACTGGGATCATCTTCGCATGACGATTCCGATGAACTCGAATCTCGGATTGTCCGGCGCAGCGTTTGTCGGCAACGACATCGGCGGCTTTGCAAAACCGACTTCGCAGGACGTACCGACGCCGGAACTGTTTGCCCGCTGGATTGAGGTCGGTGCCTTTGTGCCTTTCTCCCGCGACCATTACAGCTGGGATAAGGAGCAGGAGCCGTGGGCATTCGGCAAGGAAGTAGAGGACATCAGCCGGAAATACATTTCCTTGCGCTACGAATTGCTGCCTTACCTGTACAACCAGTTCAAACGTGCGCAGGAAAGCGGGCAGCCTGTACAGCAGCCGCTCGTGTACCATTTTCAGCATGACCCAAATACCTATAACAACGATGATCAGTACATGTTCGGCGATTCGCTAATGATCGCACCTGTAGTGAATCAAGGAGCAACGTCCCGCAGCGTTTATCTGCCGGCGGACGCGAAATGGGTCGACTACTGGACTGGCGAAGAGTTTGAAGGCGGCCAAACGATCACGAAGCAAGCCGATCTCGGCACGCTTCCGATCTATGTGAAGCAAGATTCGATCATCCCAAGGCGGGAAGTACAGCAGTACACCGGCGAGAAAAAGCTGACGAATCTGATTCTTGACACTTACCTTGCAGGCCAAGCCTCCTACAGCTTCTATGAAGACGATGCAAATACAGAGGATTACACGAGAGGCGAATTCAACGTTACCGACTTCCATGTGGAGCGGAAAGGAAACCACATTGAATTCGAGCAGGACAAACAGACGCAAAATTACGCATCTGATATCCAGTTCTACACGCTGAAGCTGCATGATGCCAAAGAGCCGAACAAAGTGCAGGCGGCTGAGAACAAATACGGCAAAGCAAGCAGCCTTGACGAACTGAACCAACAAGAAAGAGGTTATTACTTCGATGCGGCAGCGAAAGTTCTGTATGTTAAAATTCCTGCAAACGAAAGCCACAAAGTAAAAATCGATTAATCGACTATCAACGTTCAATGAAATGAAAAACGGGTTGGAGACATTGTCGCTCCAACCCGTTTTTTTATGTTACGGCCAGCTTTGGCAGCGAAAGGGCTTGGTGGATCTTCCGGCCTTTTTCACACAACCAGATGCCGCTTTTTCTCCGCAAGCTCTATCCTCACTTCAACTCTCAATCTACTCAAGAGTGCCGTTCTGAAACCAAGCTGAATATCAAACGGCTTATCTTAAGTAGAGCGGAGCGGTTAATTCACGCTGGCGGTCGGTCTGACAATAATCTCATTCACATCAACCTCGGCAGGCTGCTCCATGGCATACAGAATGGAACGTGCAATAGCGGACGCCGGAATGGAAATCCGGCGGTACTCCTTCATGGCCTGGCGGGCTTCCTCATCCGAAATGCTGTCGGCAAGCTCGGATTCCGTAACGCCCGGGGAAATCAGAGTCACACGGATATCGCCGCCAACCTCCAGACGCAGTCCCTCAGAGATGGCCCGTACGGCGTATTTCGTGGCGCAGTACACCGCGGCGGTCGGAGTTACGCTGTATGCCCCAATGGATGCGATATTAATAAACTGGCCGGAGCCCTGCTGCTTCATAACGGGGAGTCCAGCCGCAATACCGTGCAGCACACCGCGGATGTTCACGTCAATCATGCGGTCCCATTCATCCACTTTTAGAGCGTCAAGGAGTGAGAGAGGCATTACGCCCGCGTTGTTTACGATGACGTCCACGCGGCCGAATGTGCTGTTCGCGAAGCGGATGAATTCATCCATCTGCTCCTTTTGGGTTACATCCAGAGCATGATATTCAGCCGTACCTCCTTCGGAACGGATCTCGGAGACGAGAGCTTCCAGCCTGTCTGTCCGTCTTGCTCCCAATACGACATGGGCTCCATGACGGCTAAGCAGACGCGCCGCCGCTTCACCAATCCCGCTGCTTGCCCCTGTAATAACAACAACTTTCCCTTTTATATTTGACATTTGTTGTTCTCTCCTTTTGATTTTATAGTTCTTCACGATAAAAAATCATGCCGGCATGGTAGAGCACACCGTCCCGGAATTCGCCATCGGCGGTGAACCCTGTATCGTCGACATAGTCGATCCGGTTCCCCTTGAGCGTATAGCTGCCTGTGTATGCGCTTTGCCTGTTGCCCCGCGCCTCATCATAACGCCCGTTCGGCAGCAGCTCCTGGCGGATATGCCCGTCTGCGGTAACCCACATGCCAACATAGGATGCATTTTCTTTGCTTATGTTTTTTTCCATCATCTGTCCTCCTTGTGTTATGTTGTTGTTTTATTATGGAGCAACAGCAATTGTATCCGGTAGAAAATTCATGGCAAATGATTGCCTAATCCTCCAAAACTGCTAACACAGAATTAGGCATGGCGTTATAATTGAAGCAGTGCACAGTGAACTTGAAGGAGGGAACACAATGCTTGAATCAGTAGACCTCATCAGTCATAAGCAAGCGGAATTGGCTGAGCTCCTCGATCGCTTCTCCGGGGAAGATGGAATTCACTCCACCGCCATACCATCGCTGTATTGCATTCGCAGCTCGAATGTTACGGAGCCGATATACAGGGTTCATGAACCGGCTCTGTGCATCATCGCCCAGGGGGCAAAGGAACTCATACTTGCACAGGAGAGCTACCGATATGGCCCTTCGGACTATCTTGTAGTTTCGGTGGATTTACCGGTTTCGGGGCAAATTATTGAGGCTTCTTCCGAAGCTCCTTACTTGTGTTTACGGCTTGATTTTGAACCTAATCAGGTGGTGGAAATTATAGAGGAGTCTGGACTTGGGACCGGTACTACGGGCGAGACCAAACGGGGATTATTTGTCAGCCAAACGAATTCTTCTCTTCTGGATGCTGTAATCCGGCTTGTGAGATTACTGGAGACGCCGGAGGATGTTCCGGCGCTTGCGCCGCTTGTGATTCGTGAAATTCTGTACCGGATTTTGAAAGGACAACAGGGGGATGCGTTAAAACAAATCGCCATGACCGGCAGCAGCGCTTACCGGATCGTGAAGGTAATAGAACGGATTAAGAGGAATTATGATCAGTCG from Paenibacillus sophorae encodes:
- a CDS encoding glycoside hydrolase family 31 protein — encoded protein: MKRKRTKKAVTALLATAVLLSGNAVSQLYLAQPAFADDLVFPVEAFRPTPDRPLDKNQLQQPMTVQSFEQLDNGVKLNLGEQEAYVRMLTSDVAKVSLLNKGDKEYTSVGIAKTDWPAPKFKVKEDDKGIVITTDSLTVDIKKSPFGIKYMDKDGNVINEDGEQGIGYENGKPYVFKKTDNNENFYGLGEKTDGLNKRGKEEGIWHQDPFPYESKYIYQSVPFFIGLKDKKAYGILFDNTYRTYYNFAKESDDYYYFYADGGKLTYYFFNGPQIKDVVDRYTDLTGKIPLPPEWSLGFHQSSWAYSQNDMEEVAAGYREKKIPADGLFFDIEYMDDYKAFTWGKKVPDPAGLGKRMEEMGFHQVNIFDPAIRALPGYSVYDEGTAKDLWVKNPDGTDFLGKLWPWDPSAPPSSVYPNFLKKETRDWWSKQYKPFFDTGIDGIWNDVNEPVSFIAKDHWTLPLDAVFEDDNGVKHTHEEIHNTYAHMEEEASYNAFKYLKPNVRPFVLTRAGYTGTQRYAATWTGDNHSTWEHLRMSIPMNANVGLAGHPFVGNDIGGFTKNKQLGEICTPELFARWLELGAFLPFSRDHYNNDGDSPSVKQNINRQEPWQFGKEVEDISRKYISMRYELMPYLQNAFKQAHETGNLIQQPLVFQFQDDPNTYNNEDQFMFGDSLMIAPVVEKGATSRSVYLPAGVKWIDYWTGEEFEGGQTITKQADLGTLPIYVKQNSVIPSREVQQYAGEKKLTNLILDTYLNGNASYSYYQDDATTEDYTRGEFNVTDFHVENKGNHVEFEQDKKVQNYASDIQSYTLKLHNAVEPKKVQAANNKYAEAGSMEEMNGQERAYYFDANEHVLYVKIPVNEKQKVKIQTQDDVDGSK
- a CDS encoding Atu4866 domain-containing protein produces the protein MEKNISKENASYVGMWVTADGHIRQELLPNGRYDEARGNRQSAYTGSYTLKGNRIDYVDDTGFTADGEFRDGVLYHAGMIFYREEL
- a CDS encoding glycoside hydrolase family 31 protein, translated to MKPKKKWVPLILAGAVLLSGNALSQLYSPQTAYAEVQQPAPDTPLDKNKLQQPMAVQSVRQLDNGVKLDLGEEEAYIRLLTSDMAKVSILNKGEEEFVSPGIAKTDWGAPKFKVKEDDKRIVITTDSLTVDINKSPFGIKYLDKNGNVINEDDIKGSGYEDGKPYVFKKTDKTENFYGFGEQTGGLNKRGYDIGMWNTDAYSYTKETKYVYATIPFFIGLKDQKAYGLFFDNTYRSHFNMAKESDDYYYYYADGGKLTYYFINGPEIKDVVDRYTNLTGKINLPPEWSLGFQQSKWGYWQDDIVRVAKTFREKQIPADAMYADIDYMNEYRVFTWGPKYSDPDKLKTDMDNLNFKYVTINDPGVKVDESFDTYQEGTKNNFWVKNADGSPYVGYVWPGDSVFPNFLKTDVRDWWAKKHKALFDKGVSGIWNDMNEPAVFGGPGWSMPLDTVYEADDGSKKQNKEIHNIFGHLENEATYKGFKVNKPNVRPFVLTRSAYAGTQRYAAIWTGDNTSNWDHLRMTIPMNSNLGLSGAAFVGNDIGGFAKPTSQDVPTPELFARWIEVGAFVPFSRDHYSWDKEQEPWAFGKEVEDISRKYISLRYELLPYLYNQFKRAQESGQPVQQPLVYHFQHDPNTYNNDDQYMFGDSLMIAPVVNQGATSRSVYLPADAKWVDYWTGEEFEGGQTITKQADLGTLPIYVKQDSIIPRREVQQYTGEKKLTNLILDTYLAGQASYSFYEDDANTEDYTRGEFNVTDFHVERKGNHIEFEQDKQTQNYASDIQFYTLKLHDAKEPNKVQAAENKYGKASSLDELNQQERGYYFDAAAKVLYVKIPANESHKVKID
- a CDS encoding response regulator, producing the protein MKALLVDDEFNVRDVIRYLGQWDQLGVTEIWEAGNGEEAQTIIERERPEIIFADIKMPKVTGIQLLEWLNQQAYTGKVIIVSGYDDYSYMRKAIQCSSFDYLLKPVEADALNTVLESAIFAWKREEAERRSDSVVAQEAERLRRNRLITAACEEEPWNGEDLAGYLPKADAYDLTLVYFYHTHSADTYINLLAEEMMSQEWGNAFVPQNDDCIGLVISSRGSKLSIEQWISNHFDIPVRLVSGGPLTSLQDLPSAYQSAKKAMELQNFRTIHRLSDLDDARRMDDIVSYLEEHYTEELSLDKLANRFFLSREHICRRFKQEQGINLSNYLIQLRIEQARRWLSQTEERIYSIAVNLGYQNEKYFSKLFKKEVGMTPAQYRGLYGNQNKRKGGEICEKSYENNVDRDDGRIACGVRGKE
- a CDS encoding cache domain-containing sensor histidine kinase, with the translated sequence MNSSIRNRLLVMLLVFIIVPYFISVLAIYFHTKEKVEQHEYRISEVQLQKGSEELGQYFQDMVNLPYILYLNPGLFRIFERGFDKEIYSNQLEVDKWFQAFYLMRREIHQVRFFIVKDGDSFTVYDAKVSARKKQPDLSESPPIRHLIKSDSNFLIEPPHLIRNYNGSAVMPMSDRTLVMTIHHKIKNILSNEFLGVVTMDIDLSRFSTICSRFLKEGELVLLTDENGTIVYSTDQTLMGKPWKIGSGLSLTSGRSGDITMSKPLPGEFKDWHLVKVTSSGNLYRDVRQTAYISAFFGVVVVILGLIMIHFISNKITRPIQLLSKKVRKIEGGHTNIWFNDTGRDEIGHLERHIKDMMERINLYIDREYRLELENKTNQYRAIQSQINPHFLHNALQSIGAVALRSQTPQIYQLVTSLSKMMRYTIRMDNWASIRNEVDYVKAYLDLQKERFRVELRHSILVEDSIMDMSVPVMILQPLVENFFKHCFEEGHYGSHLSIRGWLQEGDVKLVVENDGPGLSLEELNELRRKLYAVGHDAASPNNRIGLKNIHDRLILNYGSCGGLKVDSNPGGGFTVLITIPTQSKEDDNHESSSCG
- a CDS encoding ABC transporter substrate-binding protein — its product is MKKAMKIMLTGMMVVSLAACGEKNEEGQTSQTKVHKIVLSVLNPKVEIATQFEQLVKEYEKEYPDVDIQIRTVGGGADDRAMLMTQFAAGKGPDIYTNGGYEEAKLWKEYLEDLSDQPWIRNAYNYALEPMEMDGKIYGMPMNVEGYGFIYNKDLFAKAGIRETPRTLSELKDVSEKLRAMNITPFSIGYAEKWILGVIMLNIAFAQQDNPDAFIKGLTDGTQKFEGNEPFTGLLQLLDLTVQYGSKNPLTIDYNTAVTGFATGKTAMIQQGNWVQPMLDKISPNMNIGFFPMPISDNAAKNDALAIGIPNNWVVNEKTTDVKKAEAKKFLNWMVSSEQGKRFMTEQFKFIPAFSNIEIKNPDPLAADIIKYVKIGKTLSWNWFKYPAGVSDEFGPAMQAYINKQMNRDELLQEFQKSWNRYSEK
- a CDS encoding AraC family transcriptional regulator, producing MLESVDLISHKQAELAELLDRFSGEDGIHSTAIPSLYCIRSSNVTEPIYRVHEPALCIIAQGAKELILAQESYRYGPSDYLVVSVDLPVSGQIIEASSEAPYLCLRLDFEPNQVVEIIEESGLGTGTTGETKRGLFVSQTNSSLLDAVIRLVRLLETPEDVPALAPLVIREILYRILKGQQGDALKQIAMTGSSAYRIVKVIERIKRNYDQSLRIEELAELVNMSASSLHRHFKDVTAMSPLQYQKQIRLQEARRLLLSESADAADVGFRVGYESPSQFSREYARMFGLPPIGDMKRLRMSGEQQSV
- a CDS encoding SDR family oxidoreductase; its protein translation is MSNIKGKVVVITGASSGIGEAAARLLSRHGAHVVLGARRTDRLEALVSEIRSEGGTAEYHALDVTQKEQMDEFIRFANSTFGRVDVIVNNAGVMPLSLLDALKVDEWDRMIDVNIRGVLHGIAAGLPVMKQQGSGQFINIASIGAYSVTPTAAVYCATKYAVRAISEGLRLEVGGDIRVTLISPGVTESELADSISDEEARQAMKEYRRISIPASAIARSILYAMEQPAEVDVNEIIVRPTASVN